One window from the genome of Streptomyces sp. NBC_00287 encodes:
- a CDS encoding YVTN family beta-propeller repeat protein codes for MHHTLVKATLIAGAALATLAACGTETREKTAEARTTKAAAVPAPPKKQPVQGLPGMPPVLDPKDVYAADRPNKLSPVVKDFPSRVYVPNTESDTVSVIDPKTYEIIDTIPVGRQPQHVVPSWDMKTLWVNNNRGHTLTPIDPKTGKAGKEVEVHDPYNLYFTPNGKHAVVMASLDRELVFRDPHTMKRIKTEPVTCYGVNHADFSMDGKYFIVSCEFSGELLKVDTEKMKVIGQQKLPFDGAMPQDVKISPDGKKFYIADMMADGMWVLDGEKFDEPKLLPTGKGCHGLYVSRDSREMYVSNRGEGSVSVFDFTQNKLTKKWQLPDGGSPDMGGVSADGKVLWLSGRYDGEVYAIDTRNGTQLARIPVGSGPHGLAVYPQPGRYSLGHTGIFR; via the coding sequence ATGCACCACACCCTTGTGAAGGCCACCCTGATCGCGGGCGCCGCCCTCGCCACGCTCGCCGCCTGTGGCACCGAGACCCGGGAGAAGACCGCCGAGGCCCGCACCACCAAGGCCGCGGCCGTCCCCGCCCCGCCGAAGAAGCAGCCGGTCCAGGGACTGCCGGGGATGCCCCCGGTGCTGGACCCGAAGGACGTGTACGCCGCCGACCGCCCGAACAAGCTCTCCCCGGTGGTCAAGGACTTCCCGAGCCGGGTCTACGTCCCCAACACCGAGTCCGACACGGTCTCGGTCATCGACCCGAAGACGTACGAGATCATCGACACGATCCCGGTGGGCCGTCAGCCCCAGCACGTCGTCCCCTCCTGGGACATGAAGACCCTCTGGGTCAACAACAACCGCGGCCACACACTCACCCCCATCGACCCGAAGACCGGCAAGGCGGGCAAGGAGGTCGAGGTCCACGACCCGTACAACCTCTACTTCACGCCCAACGGCAAGCACGCCGTCGTGATGGCCTCCCTCGACCGGGAGCTCGTCTTCCGCGACCCGCACACCATGAAGCGGATCAAGACGGAGCCGGTGACCTGCTACGGCGTCAATCACGCCGACTTCTCGATGGACGGCAAGTACTTCATCGTCTCCTGCGAGTTCAGCGGTGAACTGCTGAAGGTCGACACCGAGAAGATGAAGGTGATCGGGCAGCAGAAGCTCCCCTTCGACGGCGCGATGCCGCAGGACGTCAAGATCTCCCCGGACGGCAAGAAGTTCTACATCGCCGACATGATGGCCGACGGTATGTGGGTCCTGGACGGCGAGAAGTTCGACGAGCCGAAGCTGCTGCCCACCGGCAAGGGCTGCCACGGGTTGTACGTCAGCCGGGACTCCCGCGAGATGTATGTCTCCAACCGCGGCGAGGGCTCGGTGTCCGTCTTCGACTTCACCCAGAACAAGCTCACCAAGAAGTGGCAGCTGCCCGACGGCGGCAGCCCCGACATGGGCGGAGTCTCGGCGGACGGCAAGGTCCTGTGGCTGTCGGGGCGTTACGACGGCGAGGTGTACGCCATCGACACCCGCAACGGCACCCAGCTCGCCCGTATCCCCGTCGGCAGCGGTCCGCACGGCCTCGCGGTGTACCCGCAGCCGGGGCGGTACTCGCTGGGGCACACGGGCATCTTCCGCTGA
- a CDS encoding enoyl-CoA hydratase/isomerase family protein, whose translation MTVNLEVAEGVGTLRLDRPPMNALDVATQDRLKELAEEATRRDDVRAVVIYGGEKVFAAGADIKEMQAMDHTAMVLRARALQDSFTAVARIPKPVVAAVTGYALGGGCELALCADFRIAAENAKLGQPEILLGLIPGAGGTQRLSRLIGPSKAKDLIFTGRMVKADEALTLGLVDRVVPAEEVYTAAHAWAAKLAQGPAMALRAAKEAVDTGLETDIETGLAVERNWFAGLFATADRETGMRSFVEEGPGKAKFL comes from the coding sequence ATGACCGTGAATCTCGAAGTCGCCGAGGGCGTGGGCACGCTCCGCCTGGACCGCCCCCCGATGAACGCGCTGGACGTCGCCACCCAGGACCGCCTCAAGGAACTCGCCGAGGAGGCGACCCGGCGCGACGATGTGCGCGCCGTGGTCATCTACGGCGGCGAGAAGGTGTTCGCGGCCGGCGCGGACATCAAGGAGATGCAGGCCATGGACCACACGGCCATGGTCCTGCGCGCCCGCGCCCTGCAGGACTCCTTCACCGCCGTGGCCCGCATCCCCAAGCCGGTGGTCGCCGCGGTCACCGGCTACGCCCTCGGCGGCGGCTGCGAACTGGCCCTGTGCGCGGACTTCCGGATCGCCGCGGAGAACGCCAAGCTGGGCCAGCCCGAGATCCTGCTCGGCCTGATCCCGGGCGCGGGCGGCACCCAGCGGCTGTCCCGGCTGATCGGCCCGTCCAAGGCGAAGGACCTCATCTTCACCGGCCGTATGGTCAAGGCGGACGAGGCGCTGACGCTGGGTCTGGTGGACCGTGTGGTCCCCGCCGAGGAGGTGTACACCGCCGCGCACGCCTGGGCCGCGAAGCTCGCGCAGGGCCCGGCGATGGCGCTGCGCGCGGCGAAGGAGGCCGTCGACACCGGTCTTGAGACGGACATCGAGACCGGCCTCGCGGTGGAACGAAACTGGTTCGCGGGCCTGTTCGCCACGGCGGACCGTGAGACCGGTATGCGCAGCTTCGTGGAAGAGGGCCCGGGCAAGGCCAAGTTCCTCTGA
- a CDS encoding L,D-transpeptidase: protein MNVRPISGASVDARRRLTAVLAGGLLLAVTACGGGSDSGSGDGKGKGGDSGKAESKPSQAVVSIAPKDGAKSVDTSGALEVSASKGKLSEVVVKDAKGEAIPGKITDGGASWTPSTHLAASTKYTVHAVAKDSEGREAAEDSSFTTLTPQNTFLGSFTPEDGSKVGVGMSFSLRFDRGITNPDDVKKAVKIKTEPAVDVQGHWFGNDRLDFRPEKYWKEGTKVTVDLNLDGVEGRDGVYGKQDKTVSFTIGRDQVSVVDVKTKQMKVTQDGKVVKTIPVTTGKPGYDTWNGRMVITEKFVETRMNGDTVGYDGEYDIDDVPHAMRLSQSGTFIHGNYWGGDAFGNYNASHGCVGLRDVKGAYDGGTPAAWFFNHSMIGDVVVVKNSNDQTIAPDNGLNGWNMSWEEWTK from the coding sequence TTGAACGTGCGACCGATATCGGGGGCGTCGGTTGACGCGCGCAGGCGGCTTACGGCAGTGCTCGCCGGGGGTCTGTTGCTGGCCGTCACCGCTTGCGGTGGCGGCTCGGACTCGGGCTCGGGGGACGGCAAGGGCAAGGGCGGCGACTCCGGCAAGGCCGAGAGCAAGCCGTCGCAGGCCGTGGTCTCCATAGCCCCGAAGGACGGCGCCAAGTCCGTCGACACCAGCGGCGCCCTCGAGGTCAGTGCGAGCAAGGGCAAGCTGTCCGAGGTCGTCGTCAAGGACGCCAAGGGCGAGGCGATACCCGGGAAGATCACCGACGGGGGCGCGAGCTGGACGCCGTCCACTCACCTCGCCGCGTCCACCAAGTACACCGTGCACGCGGTCGCCAAGGACTCCGAGGGCCGTGAGGCCGCCGAGGACTCCAGCTTCACCACCCTGACGCCGCAGAACACCTTCCTCGGCAGCTTCACCCCCGAGGACGGCTCGAAGGTCGGCGTCGGAATGTCCTTCTCCCTGCGCTTCGACCGGGGCATCACCAACCCGGACGACGTCAAGAAGGCCGTGAAGATCAAGACCGAGCCGGCCGTCGACGTCCAGGGCCACTGGTTCGGCAACGACCGCCTCGACTTCCGCCCCGAGAAGTACTGGAAGGAAGGCACCAAGGTCACCGTCGACCTCAACCTCGACGGCGTCGAGGGCCGCGACGGCGTCTACGGCAAGCAGGACAAGACCGTCTCCTTCACCATCGGCCGCGACCAGGTCTCGGTCGTCGACGTGAAGACCAAGCAGATGAAGGTCACGCAGGACGGCAAGGTCGTCAAGACCATCCCCGTCACCACCGGCAAGCCCGGGTACGACACCTGGAACGGCCGGATGGTCATCACCGAGAAGTTCGTCGAGACCCGGATGAACGGCGACACGGTCGGCTACGACGGCGAGTACGACATCGACGACGTCCCGCACGCCATGCGACTGAGCCAGTCCGGCACCTTCATCCACGGCAACTACTGGGGCGGCGACGCCTTCGGCAACTACAACGCCAGCCACGGCTGCGTGGGCCTGCGCGATGTGAAGGGCGCCTACGACGGCGGAACCCCGGCCGCCTGGTTCTTCAACCACTCCATGATCGGCGACGTGGTCGTCGTGAAGAACTCCAACGACCAGACCATCGCCCCCGACAACGGCCTCAACGGCTGGAACATGTCGTGGGAGGAGTGGACGAAGTAG
- a CDS encoding ATP-binding protein, with protein sequence MAGLEGIEQPRGHGRATAARWSPAVEDEHALKALELFGNPTEAEVPLPSRPESAATARRLAQVVVLRQWGLTAKMTEDAVLLVSELVGNAVRHTGARVFGLRMRRRRGWIRIEVRDPSRGLPCLMPVQEMDISGRGLFLVDKLADRWGVDLLPRGKTTWFEMRVADR encoded by the coding sequence ATGGCGGGGCTGGAGGGTATCGAACAGCCGCGGGGACACGGCCGTGCGACCGCGGCGCGCTGGTCGCCGGCGGTCGAGGACGAACACGCCTTGAAGGCGCTGGAGTTGTTCGGCAATCCCACGGAGGCGGAAGTTCCGCTCCCTTCCCGCCCCGAATCCGCGGCCACGGCCCGCCGCTTGGCCCAGGTGGTCGTACTGCGCCAGTGGGGCCTGACGGCGAAGATGACGGAAGACGCGGTCTTACTCGTCTCGGAACTGGTCGGGAACGCGGTACGCCACACCGGAGCCCGGGTCTTCGGCCTCCGTATGCGCCGCCGCCGCGGCTGGATCCGTATCGAGGTCCGTGACCCGTCGAGGGGCCTGCCGTGTCTGATGCCGGTGCAGGAGATGGACATCAGCGGCCGGGGCCTGTTCCTGGTGGACAAACTGGCGGACCGCTGGGGCGTGGATCTGCTGCCGAGGGGCAAGACCACCTGGTTCGAGATGCGGGTGGCGGACCGCTGA
- a CDS encoding zinc-dependent alcohol dehydrogenase family protein has protein sequence MTSTARTVLFHDLGGPDVMTIEDATVPEPGPGEVALRVEALGLNRADALFRAGTYYYQPTLPASRLGYEASAVVEAVGEGVTELAVGDPVMTGPGIEMSAQGVYAERLVLPESSVVPRPASVDAVTGAAAWMTYSTAYGALLETAGLKPGDHVLVTGASSGVGTAAVQVARRIGAIPIATTRTEAKRKQLLDVGAAEVIVTGEAEGDAVATEVKRLTGGQGVEVIFDGIGGPGFGALTNGLAAGGSVVLYGWLDGRPAEIPFNWPFTIHTYANMALTDTGGGRRRAIAFVNAGLADGGFRPVVAEVFEGLDSIRDAHRLMESNRHTGKIVVRI, from the coding sequence ATGACATCGACCGCACGCACCGTGCTCTTTCATGACCTCGGCGGACCCGACGTGATGACGATCGAGGACGCGACCGTCCCCGAGCCCGGCCCCGGTGAAGTCGCCCTCCGTGTCGAGGCGCTGGGCCTCAACCGCGCCGACGCCCTCTTCCGCGCCGGGACTTACTACTACCAGCCCACGCTCCCCGCCTCCCGCCTCGGCTACGAGGCCTCCGCCGTCGTCGAGGCGGTCGGCGAGGGCGTCACCGAACTCGCCGTCGGCGACCCGGTGATGACCGGGCCCGGCATCGAGATGAGCGCCCAGGGCGTGTACGCGGAGCGCCTCGTCCTGCCCGAGTCGTCCGTCGTCCCTCGCCCCGCCTCCGTCGACGCGGTCACCGGGGCCGCGGCCTGGATGACGTACAGCACCGCCTACGGGGCCCTGCTGGAGACCGCCGGACTCAAGCCCGGCGACCATGTCCTCGTCACCGGCGCCTCCAGCGGCGTCGGCACCGCGGCCGTCCAGGTCGCCCGGCGGATCGGCGCGATTCCGATCGCCACCACGCGCACCGAGGCCAAGCGGAAGCAGCTGCTCGATGTGGGGGCGGCCGAGGTGATCGTCACCGGGGAGGCCGAAGGGGACGCGGTCGCCACGGAGGTCAAGCGGCTCACCGGCGGACAGGGCGTCGAGGTGATCTTCGACGGGATCGGCGGCCCGGGCTTCGGGGCGCTGACCAATGGGCTCGCGGCCGGCGGATCCGTCGTGCTCTACGGCTGGCTGGACGGGCGCCCCGCCGAGATCCCCTTCAACTGGCCCTTCACGATCCACACGTACGCCAACATGGCCCTCACCGACACCGGTGGCGGCCGCCGCCGCGCCATCGCCTTCGTCAACGCCGGTCTCGCCGACGGCGGCTTCCGGCCGGTCGTCGCGGAGGTCTTCGAGGGCCTCGACAGCATCCGGGACGCGCACCGGCTGATGGAGTCCAATCGGCACACGGGCAAGATCGTCGTACGGATCTGA
- a CDS encoding EF-hand domain-containing protein, whose amino-acid sequence MADIDEARKQFERIDTDGDGFITAAEFKSALAQGGDWNVTEAVAEAVIKDRDLNGDKVLSFDEFWSYLSK is encoded by the coding sequence GTGGCGGACATCGACGAGGCACGCAAGCAGTTCGAGCGGATCGACACGGACGGTGACGGCTTCATCACCGCGGCCGAGTTCAAGAGCGCCCTCGCCCAGGGCGGCGACTGGAACGTCACCGAGGCCGTCGCGGAGGCGGTCATCAAGGACCGCGACCTCAACGGCGACAAGGTGCTGTCGTTCGACGAGTTCTGGTCGTACCTGAGCAAGTGA
- a CDS encoding ADP-ribosyltransferase gives MITSRLRRRTAAVVLSLAAVFATTAATAPAKAPAPADCPVQFDDPVKAAADRRVDVGRITPEPVWRKSCGTLYRADGRGPSVVFEEGFKPKDVLNGQYDVEQYVLVNQPSPYVSTTYDHDLYKKWWKSGWNYYIDAPGGIDVNKTIGDTHKWADQVEVAFPGGIDRKYIIGVCPVNKSTKVEIMSGCESNPHYEAWH, from the coding sequence ATGATCACATCCCGTCTTCGGCGGCGCACCGCTGCCGTCGTCCTGTCCCTGGCCGCCGTCTTCGCGACGACGGCGGCCACCGCACCGGCGAAGGCCCCCGCTCCCGCCGACTGTCCCGTCCAGTTCGACGACCCGGTCAAGGCCGCCGCCGACCGCCGCGTCGACGTCGGCCGCATCACCCCCGAGCCGGTCTGGCGCAAGAGCTGCGGCACCCTCTACCGCGCCGACGGCCGCGGCCCCTCGGTCGTCTTCGAGGAGGGCTTCAAGCCCAAGGATGTGCTGAACGGCCAGTACGACGTGGAGCAGTACGTCCTCGTCAACCAGCCCTCGCCGTACGTGTCCACGACGTACGACCACGATCTGTACAAGAAGTGGTGGAAGTCCGGCTGGAACTACTACATCGACGCCCCGGGCGGCATCGACGTCAACAAGACCATCGGTGACACCCACAAATGGGCCGACCAGGTCGAGGTGGCCTTCCCCGGCGGCATCGACCGGAAGTACATCATCGGCGTCTGCCCGGTGAACAAGTCGACCAAGGTCGAGATCATGAGCGGCTGCGAGAGCAACCCGCACTACGAGGCCTGGCACTGA
- a CDS encoding AraC family transcriptional regulator — protein sequence MDVLSDAVAAMRTGRPHSSRNDMYGPWGMRFEASAGAGFHVLLRGSAWLIPAESEPVELGPGDVVFLASGCGHGVASGLDVPMEEVRLKDDGTWPELPPDPVGSGPPTTVMLCGAYHLDRSRAHPLLTELPEVVHLPARVGTHRSLRASVELLGAELAEPQPGSDTIVTSLLDTLLLYILRAWWQGEARTDGHPTGWAAALADPAVATALHALHDDPARPWTVEELGAHGGLSRAAFARRFTTLVGAPPLTYLTWWRMTTAGRLLREEDAPLRQIAQRTGYTSEFAFAKAFKREYGVAPGQYRRRAA from the coding sequence ATGGATGTCCTCAGCGACGCGGTCGCCGCCATGCGCACCGGACGACCGCACTCCTCGCGCAACGACATGTACGGGCCCTGGGGCATGCGCTTCGAGGCCTCGGCAGGCGCCGGGTTCCATGTGCTGCTCAGAGGGTCGGCGTGGTTGATCCCCGCCGAGAGCGAACCGGTCGAACTCGGGCCGGGGGACGTGGTGTTCCTGGCGAGCGGCTGCGGACACGGCGTGGCCAGCGGTCTGGACGTACCGATGGAGGAGGTACGGCTCAAGGACGACGGCACCTGGCCCGAACTTCCGCCCGATCCGGTGGGGTCGGGCCCGCCGACCACGGTCATGCTGTGCGGCGCCTATCACCTGGACCGCTCCCGCGCCCACCCGCTGCTGACCGAGCTGCCGGAGGTGGTGCATCTGCCCGCCCGTGTCGGCACGCACCGTTCGCTGCGGGCGTCGGTGGAGCTGCTGGGCGCGGAGCTGGCGGAGCCGCAGCCGGGCTCGGACACCATCGTGACCTCGCTGCTGGACACCCTGCTGCTGTACATCCTGCGGGCCTGGTGGCAGGGGGAGGCACGGACCGACGGGCACCCCACGGGGTGGGCGGCCGCGCTCGCCGACCCCGCCGTCGCGACGGCGCTGCACGCCCTCCACGACGATCCGGCCCGCCCCTGGACGGTGGAGGAGCTCGGCGCCCACGGCGGCCTGTCCCGGGCGGCCTTCGCCCGCCGGTTCACCACACTGGTCGGGGCGCCGCCGCTGACGTATCTGACCTGGTGGCGCATGACGACGGCGGGCCGGCTGCTGCGCGAGGAGGACGCGCCGCTGCGCCAGATCGCCCAACGCACCGGCTACACCTCGGAGTTCGCCTTCGCCAAGGCCTTCAAGCGGGAGTACGGAGTGGCCCCGGGTCAGTACCGGCGCCGGGCCGCATGA
- a CDS encoding helix-turn-helix domain-containing protein, translated as MIDDGTGLFTIGELARATGLTVRTIRYWSDEGVLTPVTRSSGGYRLYDAESAARLELIRTLRELGLGLGDVRKVLAGETTVAEVAAAHVRALDAQIRSLKVTRAVLSSVARRGSTAEEMTLMNKLARLSAAERRRIMEEFVEEVFHGLDGVDPDISHRMRHVTVDLPDDPSPQQVDAWVELAELVQDPEFRARMRQMVEFNARDRGSDTPPGASMWFFKRLVELAGGARDRGIAPDAPEAEPVLDELLGPDTDRAAVLDRLEAGFHAQANRYRQLIALVNGREPDIEHAEEFAWVVAALRSRADG; from the coding sequence ATGATCGACGACGGCACCGGACTTTTCACCATCGGCGAACTGGCCAGGGCGACCGGGCTGACGGTGCGCACCATCCGCTACTGGTCCGACGAGGGCGTGCTGACGCCGGTGACCCGCTCCTCGGGCGGCTACCGGCTCTACGACGCCGAGTCCGCCGCCCGCCTGGAGCTGATCCGGACCTTGCGGGAGCTGGGCCTCGGCCTGGGCGACGTACGGAAGGTGCTGGCCGGGGAGACGACCGTGGCGGAGGTCGCGGCGGCCCATGTGCGGGCGCTGGACGCGCAGATCCGGTCGCTCAAGGTGACCCGTGCGGTGCTGTCGTCCGTGGCGCGACGCGGTTCCACCGCGGAGGAGATGACGCTGATGAACAAGTTGGCACGGCTGTCGGCCGCCGAGCGGAGGCGGATCATGGAGGAGTTCGTGGAGGAGGTGTTCCACGGGCTCGACGGGGTGGACCCGGACATCAGCCACCGGATGCGGCACGTCACCGTGGACCTGCCGGACGACCCGAGTCCGCAGCAGGTGGACGCGTGGGTGGAGCTGGCGGAGCTGGTCCAGGACCCTGAATTCCGGGCGCGGATGCGGCAGATGGTGGAGTTCAACGCGCGCGACCGGGGGTCGGACACCCCGCCCGGCGCCTCGATGTGGTTCTTCAAGCGGTTGGTGGAGCTGGCCGGAGGGGCCCGCGACAGGGGTATCGCCCCCGATGCGCCGGAGGCGGAACCGGTCCTGGACGAGCTGCTCGGCCCGGACACGGACCGGGCTGCCGTACTCGACCGGCTGGAGGCCGGATTCCACGCGCAGGCCAATCGCTACCGTCAGTTGATCGCCCTCGTGAACGGCCGTGAGCCGGACATCGAGCACGCCGAGGAGTTCGCGTGGGTGGTCGCTGCGCTGCGATCGCGGGCGGACGGCTAA
- a CDS encoding GNAT family N-acetyltransferase: MESLADILDSAARGVFPPADGSTTVVPQHSPRDAGVLAFTAHSVVFTDEDPDWVYDTLRAVDCDALAATMNARFLAAFMERTGRTTDTIDVMLVGSPLPGRPDMELTEIEDPRHPRVVSSRRRRDDVRVWAAEGAVLVLGRGIGGRLEVAVEVAEGVRHRGLGRALVVAARQLVGEPVWAQVSAGNARSLRAFQAAGYRPVGSEALFIPR; encoded by the coding sequence ATGGAGAGCCTGGCGGACATTCTCGACTCCGCGGCGCGCGGGGTGTTCCCGCCCGCCGACGGCAGCACGACCGTCGTGCCCCAGCACTCGCCCCGGGACGCGGGCGTCCTCGCCTTCACCGCGCACTCCGTCGTCTTCACGGACGAGGATCCGGACTGGGTGTACGACACACTCCGCGCGGTGGACTGCGACGCGCTCGCCGCGACCATGAACGCCCGGTTCCTGGCCGCCTTCATGGAGCGGACCGGACGCACCACCGACACGATCGACGTGATGCTGGTGGGCTCGCCCCTGCCCGGGCGGCCGGACATGGAGCTGACAGAGATCGAGGACCCCCGGCATCCGCGGGTGGTGTCCTCGCGAAGGCGGCGGGACGACGTCCGCGTGTGGGCGGCGGAGGGCGCGGTGCTGGTCCTCGGGCGCGGGATCGGCGGGCGGCTGGAGGTCGCCGTGGAGGTGGCGGAGGGGGTACGGCATCGAGGGCTGGGGCGGGCGTTGGTCGTCGCCGCTCGGCAGCTCGTCGGGGAGCCCGTCTGGGCTCAGGTCTCGGCGGGGAACGCCCGCAGTCTGCGGGCGTTCCAGGCGGCCGGCTATCGGCCCGTGGGCTCGGAGGCGCTGTTCATCCCCCGGTAG
- a CDS encoding polysaccharide deacetylase family protein produces the protein MTQTDRRTVLQAAAGLVTAAAFTAACTTTGAAAHPTAPKPPTARTPRRIPGHPTHLTHGPGTAPRVALTFHGNGDPATAEAVLEESERHGAHITVLAVGTWLDANPGLARRILDAGHDLGNHTQHHLDINAMQEARARAEITDCAERLRRLTGSIGTWFRPSRAARASPLVARLARDAGYPQVLSYDVDSLDFTGPGPAAISQTLTTEIRPGSIVSLHFGYEDTVAALPAVLEDLARRGLTAVTTTELFS, from the coding sequence GTGACCCAGACCGACCGCCGGACGGTGCTCCAAGCAGCCGCCGGACTAGTCACCGCAGCGGCCTTCACCGCCGCCTGCACCACCACCGGCGCCGCCGCCCACCCCACCGCGCCCAAGCCCCCCACCGCCCGAACCCCCCGCCGTATTCCGGGCCACCCCACCCATCTCACCCACGGCCCGGGCACCGCTCCCCGCGTGGCCCTCACCTTCCACGGCAACGGCGACCCCGCCACCGCCGAAGCCGTCCTCGAAGAGTCCGAACGGCACGGCGCCCACATCACCGTCCTGGCCGTGGGCACCTGGCTGGACGCCAACCCTGGACTCGCCCGCCGCATCCTCGACGCCGGCCACGACCTCGGCAACCACACCCAGCACCACCTCGACATCAACGCGATGCAAGAGGCGCGGGCGCGAGCCGAGATCACCGACTGCGCCGAGCGCCTCAGACGCCTCACCGGCTCCATCGGCACCTGGTTCCGCCCCTCCCGAGCGGCCCGGGCCTCCCCCCTGGTCGCCCGTCTGGCCCGCGACGCCGGCTACCCGCAGGTCCTCTCCTACGACGTCGACTCCCTCGACTTCACCGGGCCCGGCCCCGCCGCCATCAGCCAGACCCTCACCACCGAGATCCGCCCCGGCTCGATCGTGAGCCTGCACTTCGGCTACGAGGACACGGTCGCCGCCCTCCCCGCCGTACTCGAAGACCTCGCCCGCCGCGGACTGACCGCCGTCACCACCACGGAGCTGTTCAGTTGA
- a CDS encoding L,D-transpeptidase produces MRHVQGRARRAGAALAAVLTWAGLLAGAAGCTSDATGGVGLGGLGKPRAPEEVIRVTPDDGSRGVRPEETLRVGVPSGRLESVKVVKSQDAQETPVPGHISADGLRWEPDDRQLALAARYTVDAVALDGHGRRSARHTTFTTYVPEERFIGYVSPENRSTVGTGMIVSLEFNREIENRAAVERAVHVTARPAVEIRPHWFGKGRLDFRPERYWKPGTQVTVSLKLRDVEGASGVYGLQYKTFSFTVGRHQVSTVDAAKHTMDVRRDGELLATVPITAGAPKTTTYNGRMVVTEMLEVTRMNGATVGFTDNDGKGEYDIPDVPHAMRLTDSGTFLHGNYWAPDAFGKVNVSHGCVGLRDVKGGGSDTPAGWFFDRSLIGDVVEVVHSNDKKVAPDNGLGGWNMGWKEWKAGSAVK; encoded by the coding sequence GTGAGGCACGTACAAGGGCGCGCGCGGCGCGCGGGGGCCGCACTGGCCGCCGTACTGACATGGGCAGGACTGCTGGCCGGAGCCGCCGGCTGCACTTCGGACGCCACCGGCGGGGTCGGCCTCGGCGGGCTCGGCAAACCCCGGGCACCCGAGGAGGTGATCAGAGTCACCCCGGACGACGGCAGCCGGGGGGTGCGTCCCGAGGAGACGCTGCGAGTCGGGGTGCCCAGCGGGCGGCTGGAGTCGGTGAAGGTCGTCAAGTCGCAGGACGCACAGGAGACCCCGGTCCCCGGGCACATCTCCGCCGACGGACTGCGCTGGGAACCCGACGACCGACAACTCGCGCTGGCCGCCCGGTACACCGTCGACGCGGTGGCCCTGGACGGCCACGGCCGCCGCTCCGCCCGGCACACCACCTTCACCACCTACGTCCCCGAGGAGCGGTTCATCGGGTACGTCTCCCCGGAGAACCGCTCCACCGTCGGCACCGGAATGATCGTCTCCCTGGAGTTCAACCGGGAGATCGAGAACCGCGCCGCCGTGGAACGCGCCGTCCATGTCACCGCCCGCCCGGCCGTCGAGATCCGCCCGCACTGGTTCGGCAAGGGCCGCCTCGACTTCCGCCCCGAGCGGTACTGGAAGCCCGGCACCCAGGTCACCGTCTCCCTCAAACTCCGTGATGTGGAGGGCGCGTCCGGGGTCTACGGCCTGCAATACAAGACGTTCTCCTTCACCGTCGGCCGCCACCAGGTCTCCACGGTCGACGCGGCCAAGCACACCATGGACGTACGGCGCGACGGCGAACTGCTCGCCACCGTGCCGATCACGGCCGGCGCCCCCAAGACCACCACCTACAACGGCAGGATGGTCGTCACCGAGATGCTCGAAGTGACCCGGATGAACGGCGCGACGGTCGGCTTCACCGACAACGACGGCAAGGGCGAGTACGACATCCCGGACGTCCCGCACGCCATGCGGCTGACCGACTCCGGCACCTTCCTGCACGGCAACTACTGGGCGCCGGACGCCTTCGGGAAGGTCAATGTCAGCCACGGCTGTGTGGGGCTCAGGGACGTCAAGGGCGGCGGTTCGGACACTCCGGCGGGCTGGTTCTTCGACCGGAGCCTGATCGGGGATGTCGTCGAGGTCGTCCACAGCAATGACAAGAAGGTCGCTCCTGACAACGGCCTCGGCGGGTGGAATATGGGCTGGAAGGAGTGGAAGGCCGGAAGTGCGGTGAAGTAA